In Pacificitalea manganoxidans, a single window of DNA contains:
- a CDS encoding TonB family protein, translating to MKRAYVIAFGLSLIAHGAGAVWLVQSEPPPQSEGAAGSSDIKLGNSFADMAVGTLTSDSAEAETAETPPPPAAAPAPEPTPAPAPQAEAAPAPAPAETAPADAPPAAQPPAPREQAQPAPMPTPAEAPAPSIDTAVAAPVPNTPDIPTPAPAPSPAPQTDTTAPQDTAPDTPATAVAVSRRPPRMPDQVAQARAQEQARRDRQAAQQEQARAEERQRQQAREATRQQQKAAQPRGNSDRNATQGSSAGQRSARSASASSGASRSSTEQGNAAASNYPGSIMRQISRVPRPKGVGRGATLVAFSISGGGGLGSVGVARSSGSPALDRAAVQLIRRAAPFPPPPPGARRSYQVSVEGR from the coding sequence ATGAAACGCGCCTATGTCATCGCCTTCGGGCTGTCGCTGATCGCCCACGGGGCCGGGGCCGTCTGGCTCGTGCAGTCGGAGCCGCCCCCCCAATCGGAGGGCGCGGCAGGCAGCAGCGATATCAAACTTGGCAACAGCTTTGCCGATATGGCGGTGGGCACGCTGACCTCGGACAGTGCCGAGGCAGAGACCGCCGAAACGCCGCCGCCCCCCGCCGCCGCGCCGGCGCCGGAGCCGACCCCCGCGCCCGCGCCACAGGCCGAAGCGGCCCCTGCCCCCGCGCCCGCCGAAACCGCACCTGCTGACGCGCCGCCCGCCGCGCAACCTCCCGCGCCGCGCGAACAGGCGCAGCCTGCGCCCATGCCCACCCCGGCCGAGGCCCCCGCGCCCAGCATCGACACCGCCGTGGCCGCGCCGGTGCCCAACACGCCGGATATCCCGACCCCGGCGCCTGCGCCCAGCCCGGCCCCGCAGACCGACACCACCGCGCCGCAGGATACCGCGCCCGACACCCCCGCGACCGCCGTTGCCGTGTCCCGCCGTCCGCCGCGTATGCCCGATCAGGTGGCGCAGGCCCGCGCGCAGGAACAGGCCCGGCGTGATCGTCAGGCCGCCCAGCAGGAACAGGCCCGCGCCGAGGAACGCCAGCGGCAGCAAGCGCGCGAAGCCACCCGCCAGCAACAGAAGGCCGCCCAGCCGCGCGGCAATTCCGACCGGAACGCGACCCAAGGCAGCAGCGCCGGTCAGCGCAGCGCCCGCAGCGCCTCGGCCTCCTCCGGCGCGTCGCGCAGCAGCACCGAACAGGGCAACGCGGCAGCGTCGAACTACCCCGGCAGCATCATGCGCCAGATCTCCCGCGTGCCGCGTCCCAAAGGCGTCGGGCGCGGGGCGACGCTGGTCGCGTTCTCGATCTCCGGCGGCGGCGGGTTGGGGTCGGTCGGGGTGGCGCGCAGTTCCGGCTCGCCTGCGCTGGACCGCGCCGCCGTGCAACTGATCCGCCGCGCTGCCCCGTTTCCGCCGCCGCCGCCCGGCGCGCGCCGCAGCTATCAGGTCAGCGTCGAGGGGCGCTGA
- a CDS encoding amino acid adenylation domain-containing protein, with product MRYRDLDRASTALAQALVAHGVRGGDVVAVALPRGFDLLVALVAVQRAGAAYVPLDPEDDSARRADMLARAAPALVLAAPGFGGSDLAARVYSPTDWPDRPDDTPLPDPAPDDLAYVLFTSGSTGRPKGVEVTQRAIVNRLLWMRETYGIGARDRILQKTPATFDVSVWEFFLPLLSGAVLVIAPPGAHRDPRALAGLIRDHRITALHFVPAMLALFLDAPESAGLAIAQVFASGEALPTALAARFHARVTGRLHNLYGPTEAAVDVSSHEATGADAGVSVPIGRPVWNTRLYLLDPLGHPVPDGVPGRLMIGGVQLARGYRDQPDLTAAVFRPDPFHPGARLYDTGDIAVARPDGALVFLGRGDGQVKLRGVRVELAEVEAAAARSGLTRQVVAGLHGSGDAAQLVLWLVPQEEGQEGAQATCDALRTALRAALPATMQPGALVALATLPLTPSGKIDRRALPAPRANAPDPAQPHSAPRSAAEHLLARLYAEVLDLPAPADAATDFFRAGGDSLRAVRLSLRIEEETGADPGLGQIFETPVLADLAARIAAASSENRPNDGLAPVLRLATGPGAPIFALPPAGGLGWCYRRLAAGLSAGLAGHPFYALQSPLLRAENPAPRDLRALATEYCDRIADLAPDGPVHLLGWSLGGIVAQEVACQMHARGRQVGLLALLDAYPSACWRDEPEPDDGAALRALLAIAGFDPDAHRDLDDAPAIMGFLRGHGHPLATLPEPVIAGIIRAVRDTNRLVRGHREAFFDGTLLHLRAAHDHAGTVLGPALWLPHAARVERLSLPCLHIEMISPAMTQAMLGALRDRLAQTPPAANLQRMPMP from the coding sequence ATGCGCTACCGCGATCTGGACCGGGCCAGCACCGCGCTGGCGCAGGCGCTTGTCGCGCACGGCGTGCGCGGCGGCGATGTGGTGGCGGTGGCCCTGCCGCGCGGGTTCGATCTGTTGGTGGCGCTGGTCGCGGTGCAGCGGGCGGGGGCCGCCTATGTGCCGCTCGACCCCGAGGATGACAGCGCCCGCCGCGCCGATATGTTGGCGCGCGCCGCGCCTGCGCTGGTGCTGGCCGCGCCGGGCTTTGGCGGGTCCGATCTGGCCGCGCGCGTCTATTCCCCCACCGATTGGCCCGACCGGCCCGACGACACGCCGCTGCCGGACCCCGCGCCCGACGATCTGGCCTATGTGCTGTTCACCTCCGGCTCCACCGGGCGGCCCAAAGGGGTGGAGGTCACGCAGCGCGCCATCGTCAACCGCCTGCTGTGGATGCGCGAGACCTACGGCATCGGCGCGCGGGACCGCATCTTGCAGAAAACCCCCGCGACATTCGACGTGTCGGTTTGGGAGTTCTTCTTGCCGCTGCTGTCGGGCGCGGTGCTGGTGATCGCGCCGCCGGGGGCGCATCGCGACCCGCGCGCGCTGGCCGGGCTGATCCGCGATCACCGCATCACCGCGCTGCATTTCGTGCCCGCGATGCTGGCGCTGTTTCTCGACGCCCCTGAAAGCGCGGGGCTTGCCATTGCGCAGGTCTTTGCCAGTGGCGAGGCGCTGCCCACCGCGCTGGCGGCGCGGTTCCATGCGCGCGTCACGGGTCGGCTGCATAACCTCTATGGCCCGACGGAGGCCGCGGTGGACGTGTCCAGCCACGAGGCGACGGGCGCCGATGCCGGTGTCAGCGTCCCGATTGGCCGCCCGGTCTGGAACACCCGGCTCTATCTGCTCGACCCGCTCGGGCATCCGGTGCCCGACGGCGTGCCGGGGCGGCTGATGATCGGCGGGGTGCAACTGGCGCGCGGCTATCGCGATCAGCCCGACCTGACCGCCGCCGTCTTCCGCCCCGATCCGTTCCACCCCGGCGCGCGCCTGTATGACACCGGCGACATCGCCGTGGCGCGGCCCGATGGGGCGCTGGTTTTTCTGGGGCGCGGCGACGGGCAGGTCAAGCTGCGCGGTGTGCGCGTCGAACTGGCCGAGGTCGAAGCCGCCGCCGCGCGCAGCGGGCTGACCCGGCAGGTGGTCGCCGGGCTGCATGGCAGCGGTGATGCGGCGCAACTGGTGCTCTGGCTGGTGCCGCAGGAGGAGGGGCAGGAGGGCGCGCAAGCTACCTGCGATGCGCTCCGCACGGCCCTGCGCGCGGCGCTGCCCGCCACGATGCAACCCGGTGCGCTGGTCGCGCTTGCGACGCTGCCGCTGACCCCAAGCGGTAAGATCGACCGCCGCGCCCTGCCCGCCCCACGCGCCAACGCCCCCGATCCGGCACAGCCGCATTCCGCCCCGCGCAGCGCCGCCGAGCACCTGCTGGCGCGGCTCTACGCCGAGGTGCTGGACCTGCCCGCCCCGGCGGACGCGGCGACCGATTTCTTCCGCGCCGGGGGCGATAGCCTGCGCGCCGTGCGCCTGTCGCTGCGCATCGAAGAGGAAACCGGCGCCGATCCCGGTCTGGGGCAGATTTTCGAAACGCCGGTTCTGGCCGATCTCGCCGCCCGCATCGCCGCCGCGTCCAGCGAAAACCGCCCCAACGACGGGCTTGCGCCGGTGCTGCGGCTAGCCACGGGCCCCGGCGCGCCGATCTTTGCACTGCCGCCTGCCGGTGGGCTGGGCTGGTGTTACCGCAGGCTGGCAGCGGGGCTCTCGGCGGGGCTGGCGGGGCATCCGTTCTATGCGTTGCAATCGCCGCTGCTGCGCGCCGAAAACCCAGCCCCCCGCGATCTGCGCGCGCTCGCCACCGAGTATTGCGACCGCATTGCCGATCTCGCGCCCGATGGCCCGGTGCACCTGCTGGGTTGGTCGCTGGGTGGCATCGTCGCGCAGGAGGTCGCCTGCCAGATGCACGCGCGTGGGCGGCAGGTCGGGCTGCTGGCGCTGCTCGATGCCTATCCTTCGGCCTGCTGGCGCGATGAGCCTGAGCCCGATGACGGCGCCGCCCTGCGCGCGCTGCTGGCCATCGCCGGGTTTGATCCCGACGCCCATCGCGATCTGGACGACGCGCCTGCGATCATGGGGTTTCTGCGCGGCCACGGCCATCCGCTCGCCACCCTGCCGGAGCCGGTGATCGCCGGGATCATCCGCGCCGTGCGCGACACCAACCGGCTGGTGCGCGGCCATCGCGAGGCGTTTTTCGACGGGACGCTGCTGCACCTGCGGGCCGCGCATGATCACGCCGGAACGGTCCTTGGCCCCGCGCTTTGGTTGCCGCACGCGGCGCGGGTCGAACGGCTGTCGCTGCCTTGTCTGCATATCGAAATGATCTCTCCCGCGATGACGCAGGCGATGCTGGGCGCGCTGCGGGATCGGCTGGCGCAGACCCCGCCTGCGGCAAATCTGCAACGGATGCCAATGCCGTGA
- a CDS encoding biopolymer transporter ExbD produces MARIRKPRRRLSMTSLIDVIFLLLLFFMLTSTFSKFSEVELASAAGSAQAAPSQARPIFLQLDAEGLRINGRDHTLASLAEALAAPRFQPDAPEPGTAIPTDAADATPVPVIVSLGADVTAQRLTDLLVALRQIPGATPTILGDPA; encoded by the coding sequence ATGGCTAGGATCCGCAAACCCCGGCGGCGGCTGTCGATGACCTCGCTCATCGACGTGATCTTCCTGCTGCTGCTGTTCTTCATGCTGACCTCGACCTTCTCGAAATTCTCGGAGGTGGAGCTGGCCTCTGCCGCAGGCTCGGCGCAGGCGGCCCCGTCGCAGGCGCGTCCGATCTTTCTGCAACTGGATGCCGAGGGGCTGCGGATCAACGGGCGCGACCACACGCTGGCGTCATTGGCCGAGGCGCTCGCCGCGCCGCGGTTTCAGCCCGATGCGCCCGAACCCGGCACCGCGATCCCGACGGACGCCGCCGACGCGACCCCGGTGCCGGTCATCGTGTCGCTGGGCGCGGATGTCACCGCGCAGCGGCTGACCGATCTGCTGGTGGCCCTGCGCCAGATCCCCGGCGCCACACCGACCATTCTGGGAGATCCGGCATGA
- a CDS encoding ExbD/TolR family protein, with translation MKRGRRASTREPTIALINIVFLMLVFFMVAGTLAQPLDSSLSLVRTADLEGRAPPDTLVVHADGRLSYRGRDVASAQAYLDLRAADATQMPDPDPDAPTAVRLVPDRDLPAAKLVALGRDLAAAGAGSVMIVTERALD, from the coding sequence ATGAAACGGGGACGCCGCGCCTCGACCCGCGAACCGACCATCGCGCTTATCAACATCGTCTTTCTGATGCTGGTGTTTTTCATGGTGGCGGGCACGCTGGCGCAGCCGCTCGACAGCAGCCTGTCGCTGGTGCGCACCGCCGATCTGGAAGGCCGCGCGCCGCCTGATACGCTCGTCGTTCATGCCGACGGGCGGCTCAGCTATCGCGGCCGCGATGTCGCCTCCGCGCAGGCCTATCTCGATCTGCGCGCGGCCGATGCCACCCAGATGCCCGATCCCGACCCGGATGCCCCCACCGCCGTGCGGCTGGTGCCCGACCGCGACCTGCCCGCCGCGAAACTGGTCGCACTGGGCCGCGATCTGGCCGCTGCCGGGGCCGGATCGGTGATGATCGTCACCGAACGCGCGCTGGACTAG
- a CDS encoding (2,3-dihydroxybenzoyl)adenylate synthase, with product MQPITQTWPADLAARYRALGYWRGETFADLLRTRAAAHPARIAITAGARSWSYGDLLIRSERLAAGLLARGLRPGDRVLVQMGNVPEFFQTSFALFLAGMIPVFTLPAHRRTELEHLAARSEAAAIVTEARIAGFDHAAQAHALAADLPALRHVIVAETGAALTGDASGLTHAEHAPSAPPSALPASRPASVAFLQISGGSTGLSKLIPRTHDDYIYTLRESARICGLDAQAVYLAVLPVAHNFTMSSPGCFGALYAGGRVVLAPTPAPEPCLRLIAQEGVTIAALVPPLALKWLDTAERLREAGRLPDLSCLRVVQVGGAKFLPASARRVTPVLGCTLQQVFGMAEGLVNYTRLDDAPDLITETQGRPISPDDEIRVVDDADRPVAPGTPGHLLTRGPYTIRAYHAEPAANARSFTADGFYRTGDIVQELPSGHLVVQGRATDHINRAGEKISAEEIENHLIAHPAVLDAVVVSVPDPHLGERSCAFVLPRPEAETPPDAPALRRFMRGRDIAAFKIPDEIRVVTTLDTTAVGKISRRDLRAALARDAALV from the coding sequence GGCGGGGGGAGACCTTTGCCGACCTGCTGCGCACCCGTGCCGCCGCACATCCCGCCCGCATCGCGATCACCGCCGGGGCGCGCAGCTGGAGCTATGGCGATCTGCTGATCCGGTCCGAACGGCTCGCCGCCGGTCTGCTGGCGCGCGGCCTGCGCCCCGGTGACCGGGTGCTGGTGCAGATGGGCAATGTGCCGGAATTCTTCCAGACGAGCTTTGCGCTGTTTCTGGCGGGGATGATCCCGGTCTTTACCCTGCCCGCCCATCGCCGCACGGAGTTGGAGCATCTGGCCGCCCGGTCCGAGGCCGCCGCCATCGTCACCGAAGCCCGCATCGCCGGGTTCGATCATGCCGCGCAGGCCCACGCGCTCGCCGCCGATCTGCCCGCCCTGCGCCATGTGATCGTCGCTGAAACCGGGGCCGCGCTGACCGGCGATGCCAGCGGGCTGACCCATGCGGAGCACGCGCCCTCCGCGCCCCCTTCGGCGCTGCCCGCCTCGCGCCCCGCTTCGGTCGCGTTTCTTCAGATTTCCGGCGGCAGCACCGGCTTGTCAAAGCTGATCCCCCGCACCCATGACGATTATATCTATACGCTCCGCGAAAGCGCGCGGATTTGCGGATTGGACGCGCAGGCGGTCTACCTCGCCGTGCTGCCCGTGGCGCATAATTTCACCATGTCCTCGCCGGGCTGTTTTGGCGCGCTTTACGCCGGGGGGCGTGTGGTGCTGGCCCCGACACCGGCGCCGGAGCCCTGCCTGCGGCTGATCGCGCAGGAAGGCGTGACCATCGCCGCGCTGGTGCCGCCGCTGGCGCTGAAATGGCTCGACACCGCCGAGCGGCTGCGCGAGGCCGGGCGGCTGCCGGATCTGTCCTGCCTGCGCGTGGTGCAGGTCGGCGGCGCGAAATTCCTGCCCGCCTCCGCCCGCCGCGTGACGCCGGTGCTGGGCTGCACGCTGCAACAGGTGTTCGGCATGGCCGAGGGGCTGGTGAATTACACCCGGCTCGATGATGCGCCCGATCTGATTACCGAAACCCAAGGCCGCCCGATTTCCCCCGATGATGAGATCCGCGTGGTCGATGACGCCGACCGGCCCGTCGCCCCCGGCACGCCCGGTCATCTGCTGACCCGTGGCCCCTACACGATCCGCGCCTACCACGCCGAGCCCGCCGCCAATGCCCGCAGCTTTACCGCCGATGGGTTCTACCGCACGGGCGATATCGTGCAGGAACTGCCCTCCGGCCATCTGGTGGTGCAGGGCCGGGCCACAGATCATATCAACCGCGCGGGCGAGAAGATCTCCGCCGAGGAGATCGAGAACCACCTGATCGCCCATCCCGCGGTGCTCGACGCCGTGGTGGTGTCGGTCCCCGATCCGCATCTGGGGGAGCGCAGCTGCGCCTTCGTTCTGCCGCGCCCGGAGGCCGAAACCCCGCCCGATGCCCCCGCGCTGCGCCGCTTCATGCGCGGGCGCGATATCGCCGCGTTCAAGATCCCCGACGAAATCCGCGTGGTCACCACGCTCGACACCACCGCCGTGGGCAAGATCAGCCGCCGCGATCTGCGCGCCGCGCTGGCCCGTGACGCCGCCCTTGTCTGA
- a CDS encoding aldose epimerase family protein — MTAPQVTEFGRLPDGTPVRNIRLTGGGLRADLLDYGARLRDLRLAGQDAPLVLGADEVTPYLDAMNYFGAIVGRCANRIGGAGFDLGGTRHATQANEPGVTLHGGAGGASARIWEVTALRADRVRFAWLSPAGEMGFPGTLRAEAEIALEPDATLAVTLRARTDAATPCNFAHHSYFQLGGPDPVRDPVPEHRLWIDAPRYLPVDGRGIPVAAAPAAVAGTRFDFTAPEGRALGRAGIDHNFCLSDAPAGSDGMRRVARVTSATRVLEVETDQPGLQVYDGHGLPEMTGLGGRRYGAFAGLALETQGWPDAVNRGDFPPVILRPGDTYLHRVRYRIAAV; from the coding sequence ATGACCGCGCCGCAGGTGACCGAATTCGGCAGGCTGCCCGATGGCACGCCGGTGCGAAACATCCGCCTGACCGGCGGCGGGCTGCGCGCGGATCTGCTGGATTACGGCGCGCGGCTGCGGGATCTGCGGCTGGCGGGGCAGGACGCGCCGCTGGTTCTGGGGGCCGATGAGGTGACGCCCTATCTGGACGCGATGAATTATTTCGGGGCCATTGTCGGGCGCTGCGCCAACCGAATTGGCGGCGCGGGTTTCGACCTAGGCGGCACCCGCCACGCGACACAGGCCAATGAGCCGGGGGTGACGCTGCATGGCGGGGCCGGGGGCGCGTCGGCCCGGATCTGGGAGGTGACGGCCCTGCGCGCGGATCGGGTGCGGTTCGCGTGGCTGTCGCCTGCGGGCGAGATGGGATTTCCCGGCACCCTGCGGGCGGAGGCGGAGATCGCGCTGGAGCCTGACGCGACGCTGGCGGTGACCCTGCGCGCGCGGACCGATGCGGCGACGCCCTGCAACTTTGCCCATCATAGTTATTTCCAACTGGGCGGGCCGGACCCCGTGCGGGACCCCGTGCCGGAGCACCGGCTGTGGATCGACGCGCCGCGCTATCTGCCGGTAGATGGGCGCGGCATCCCCGTCGCCGCGGCCCCCGCCGCGGTGGCGGGCACCCGGTTCGATTTCACCGCACCCGAGGGACGGGCGCTTGGGCGCGCGGGGATCGACCATAATTTCTGCCTGTCGGACGCGCCTGCCGGATCAGACGGGATGCGGCGGGTGGCGCGGGTGACCAGCGCCACGCGGGTGTTGGAGGTGGAGACGGACCAGCCCGGCCTTCAGGTCTATGACGGGCACGGGCTGCCCGAGATGACCGGGTTGGGCGGGCGGCGCTATGGCGCGTTCGCGGGACTGGCGCTGGAAACCCAAGGCTGGCCCGATGCGGTGAACCGGGGGGATTTTCCGCCTGTCATCCTGCGCCCCGGCGACACCTATCTGCACCGGGTCCGCTACCGGATCGCGGCGGTGTGA
- a CDS encoding MotA/TolQ/ExbB proton channel family protein yields the protein MTLLLDALNRVADLGGPVVMLLLAVSVLTLAVVLYKLWQFAAAGVGRHRALAQAVAAWDAGDRAAAEAALARSRSYLAPVIDMAFNADPSAAKRLEAEAETRFARLERGLRFLDSVAQLAPLLGLFGTVLGMIEAFQSLQDAGSQVDPSLLAGGIWVALLTTAVGLVVAMPTALILSWFEARMDAERVTAERAVQTVLAPQGGPRVPVSAAASPATAFPVTASTAPAGSGGGFAGQPHHG from the coding sequence ATGACCCTGCTTCTTGATGCCCTGAACCGCGTCGCCGATCTGGGCGGGCCGGTGGTGATGCTGCTGCTCGCCGTGTCGGTTCTGACCCTTGCCGTCGTGCTGTATAAGCTGTGGCAATTCGCAGCCGCCGGGGTGGGCCGCCACCGCGCGCTGGCACAGGCCGTCGCCGCGTGGGATGCGGGCGACCGCGCCGCGGCCGAGGCCGCGCTGGCCCGCTCGCGCAGCTACCTCGCCCCCGTCATCGACATGGCTTTCAACGCCGATCCCAGCGCGGCCAAACGGCTGGAGGCCGAGGCCGAAACCCGCTTTGCTCGGTTGGAACGCGGACTGCGCTTTCTCGATTCCGTGGCGCAGCTTGCCCCGCTTCTGGGTCTGTTCGGCACCGTGCTGGGCATGATCGAGGCGTTTCAGTCGTTGCAGGACGCAGGCTCGCAGGTCGATCCGTCGCTGCTGGCGGGCGGGATCTGGGTCGCGCTGCTGACCACCGCCGTGGGGCTCGTCGTGGCCATGCCGACCGCGCTGATCCTCAGCTGGTTCGAGGCCCGCATGGATGCCGAACGTGTCACCGCCGAACGCGCGGTGCAGACCGTGCTTGCGCCGCAGGGCGGGCCGCGCGTGCCGGTTTCCGCCGCCGCATCCCCCGCAACCGCGTTCCCCGTCACCGCATCCACCGCCCCGGCGGGTTCAGGTGGAGGCTTCGCAGGACAGCCGCACCATGGCTAG
- a CDS encoding phosphopantetheine-binding protein, which produces MSAPASDPSASAAPTSAAALTRDDMRADIARALSIPPEQVGPDDNLADLGLDSMRVMDLISGWEERQPNLDYTEFMEHETLAAWWDIVARAQAA; this is translated from the coding sequence ATGTCCGCCCCTGCTTCTGATCCCTCCGCCTCCGCAGCCCCGACGTCTGCCGCCGCGCTGACCCGCGATGACATGCGCGCCGATATCGCCCGCGCCCTGTCGATCCCGCCCGAGCAGGTCGGCCCTGATGACAACCTCGCCGATCTGGGGCTCGATTCGATGCGGGTGATGGACCTGATTTCCGGGTGGGAGGAACGCCAGCCGAACCTCGATTACACCGAATTCATGGAGCATGAGACCCTCGCCGCGTGGTGGGACATCGTCGCCCGCGCACAGGCCGCCTGA
- a CDS encoding FepA family TonB-dependent siderophore receptor, with protein sequence MLATTALGGFVMLSGMAAQAQVQTAAAPEQAETGDDAYLGTIVINAASEELKQALGASTITAEDIQDYLITNDVAELVKTQPGVNLTGNTPTGQRGNNRQIDLRGMGPENTLILIDGRPALSRNSVRMGRSGERDTRGDSNWVPASAIERIEVIRGPAAARYGSGAAGGVVNIITKAPVERETTATFFTELPESEDEGATYRANVVTSGPITDVLSFRSYLNLNKTEGDDPDINAAATEDGESVAAGSEGVTNVDVSTLLEFRPDAANTWGVELGYSRQGNLYAADALFQSVDTEVSEGTTLADLAGEETNVLQRTTLALTHRGDYDFGKSNSFLQWEHTDNRRLSEGLAGGGEGRINSEEEYNTALLDNVTAKTEWDLYSNAFGINQTFTLGAEYRGEFLDDPTSVTQDLGLDEGEEIDGTTTDPDDRDGTPSAHLIGFYVEDNMMLSDSFMLTPGLRVDYHSEAGVNWSPSLNASWEATPEITVKAGISRAFKAPNLYQLNPDYVYRTRGNGCPVSYPSLGGGCDILGNPDLEHELSWNKEIGIAYRNNDGWNAGLTYFRNDYENKIGASLTPVAVVGDTQVFRWENTPEAIVEGLEGNLRVPLREDLSWSTNATVMLRSENLETGQPLSLVPDYTINSQLDWQYRDNWTFNLAVNHYGRIQSPDTSVTNGGEIENNEDRDPYTLVNLTTTYGFDNGFSLQAGVKNLFNTEIYREGTSNNAGANTYNEPGRSFIVSLSKTF encoded by the coding sequence ATGCTGGCCACCACCGCGCTTGGCGGCTTTGTCATGCTCAGCGGCATGGCCGCGCAGGCGCAGGTGCAGACCGCCGCCGCGCCCGAACAGGCCGAAACCGGCGATGACGCCTATCTCGGCACGATCGTCATCAACGCCGCGTCCGAGGAGCTGAAACAGGCGCTCGGCGCCTCCACCATCACCGCCGAGGATATCCAGGACTATCTCATCACCAATGACGTGGCCGAACTGGTGAAAACCCAGCCGGGCGTCAATCTGACCGGCAACACCCCCACCGGCCAGCGCGGCAACAACCGTCAGATCGACCTGCGCGGCATGGGGCCGGAAAACACCCTGATCCTGATCGACGGGCGTCCGGCCCTGTCGCGCAACTCCGTGCGGATGGGCCGCTCGGGCGAGCGGGACACCCGTGGCGACAGCAACTGGGTGCCTGCCTCCGCGATCGAGCGGATCGAGGTCATTCGCGGCCCGGCGGCGGCGCGCTACGGCTCCGGCGCGGCTGGCGGCGTCGTGAACATCATCACCAAGGCCCCGGTCGAGCGGGAAACCACTGCAACCTTCTTTACCGAACTGCCCGAAAGCGAGGACGAAGGCGCGACCTATCGCGCCAATGTCGTCACCTCCGGGCCGATCACCGATGTGCTGTCGTTCCGCTCCTATCTGAACCTGAACAAGACCGAAGGCGACGATCCCGACATCAACGCCGCCGCGACCGAGGATGGCGAAAGCGTCGCCGCCGGGTCCGAAGGCGTCACCAATGTCGATGTCAGCACCTTGCTGGAATTCCGCCCCGATGCCGCCAATACATGGGGGGTCGAACTGGGCTATAGCCGTCAGGGCAATCTCTACGCCGCCGACGCGCTGTTCCAGTCGGTCGATACCGAAGTGTCCGAAGGCACCACGCTGGCCGATCTGGCGGGCGAGGAAACCAACGTGCTGCAACGCACCACGCTGGCGCTGACCCATCGCGGCGATTACGATTTCGGCAAATCCAACAGCTTCCTGCAATGGGAACACACCGACAACCGCCGCCTGTCCGAAGGCCTCGCCGGCGGCGGTGAGGGCCGGATCAATTCCGAGGAGGAGTATAACACCGCCCTTCTCGACAACGTCACCGCGAAAACCGAATGGGATCTCTATTCCAACGCGTTCGGCATCAACCAGACCTTTACGCTGGGAGCGGAATATCGCGGCGAGTTCCTCGATGATCCCACCTCTGTCACGCAGGATCTGGGTCTGGACGAGGGCGAGGAAATCGACGGCACCACCACCGATCCCGACGACCGTGACGGCACGCCCTCGGCGCATCTGATCGGCTTCTACGTCGAAGATAACATGATGCTCAGCGACAGCTTCATGCTGACGCCGGGCCTGCGGGTAGATTACCATTCCGAAGCAGGGGTGAACTGGTCGCCAAGCCTCAACGCCTCGTGGGAGGCCACGCCCGAAATCACGGTAAAGGCCGGGATCAGCCGCGCGTTCAAGGCGCCGAACCTTTACCAGTTGAACCCCGACTATGTGTATCGCACCCGTGGCAACGGCTGTCCGGTCAGCTATCCCAGTCTGGGCGGCGGCTGTGACATCCTCGGCAATCCCGATCTGGAACACGAACTGTCGTGGAACAAGGAAATCGGCATCGCCTATCGCAACAACGATGGCTGGAACGCGGGCCTGACCTATTTCCGCAACGATTACGAAAACAAGATCGGTGCGTCGCTGACGCCGGTCGCCGTGGTCGGCGATACGCAGGTGTTCCGTTGGGAAAACACGCCCGAAGCCATCGTCGAAGGGCTGGAAGGCAACCTGCGCGTGCCGCTGCGCGAGGATTTGAGTTGGTCCACCAACGCCACCGTCATGCTGCGGTCCGAGAATCTCGAAACCGGGCAGCCGCTGTCGCTGGTGCCGGACTACACGATCAACTCGCAACTGGATTGGCAGTATCGCGACAACTGGACCTTCAACCTTGCCGTCAATCACTATGGCCGGATCCAAAGCCCGGACACATCGGTCACGAATGGGGGCGAGATCGAAAACAACGAGGACCGCGATCCCTACACGCTGGTCAATCTGACCACGACCTACGGGTTCGATAACGGGTTTTCGTTGCAGGCCGGGGTGAAGAACCTGTTCAACACCGAAATCTACCGTGAAGGCACGTCGAACAACGCCGGGGCCAACACCTATAACGAGCCGGGCCGCTCGTTCATCGTCTCGCTCAGCAAGACGTTCTGA